From a region of the Garciella nitratireducens DSM 15102 genome:
- a CDS encoding LytR/AlgR family response regulator transcription factor — MSIRAVIIDDEYLSTKELIFLLSKISYIDVVGQANCGKEGLDLIRTLQPDLVFLDIEMPDITGMQLSKEILKLGIPCKIIFTTAYDQYAIEAFDVDAVDYILKPYEEKRVIKAAKKAKGIIENEKFKTKKEFANSISLNKLSILKEDTVKLIDIEEIVLIYAEDRNIYIKTEENIFQSHFSLQELENKLGDKGFFRTHRSYLVNLNKIKEVSPWFNGSYVAKVEGFDGEVPISRNKVKSFKEILGI; from the coding sequence TTGAGTATCAGAGCTGTCATTATCGATGATGAATATTTATCGACTAAGGAATTAATTTTTCTTTTATCTAAAATTTCTTATATCGACGTTGTTGGCCAGGCGAATTGTGGAAAAGAAGGACTGGATTTAATTCGAACATTACAGCCGGATTTGGTATTTTTAGATATTGAAATGCCAGATATTACAGGAATGCAATTGAGTAAAGAAATTTTAAAATTAGGAATTCCATGTAAGATTATTTTTACCACTGCTTACGATCAATATGCAATAGAAGCTTTTGATGTAGATGCAGTTGATTATATTTTAAAACCTTATGAAGAGAAAAGAGTCATTAAGGCAGCCAAAAAGGCAAAAGGCATCATAGAAAATGAGAAATTTAAAACTAAAAAAGAATTTGCAAATTCTATTTCTTTAAACAAGCTGTCTATTCTTAAGGAAGATACTGTAAAATTGATTGATATAGAAGAGATTGTATTAATTTATGCAGAGGATAGAAATATCTATATCAAGACAGAAGAGAATATTTTTCAATCTCATTTTTCTTTACAAGAATTAGAGAATAAACTTGGTGATAAAGGATTTTTTAGAACACATCGAAGTTATCTAGTCAATTTGAACAAAATCAAGGAAGTGTCTCCTTGGTTTAATGGTTCCTATGTTGCAAAAGTAGAGGGATTTGATGGAGAGGTACCCATTAGTAGGAACAAGGTAAAATCTTTTAAAGAAATATTAGGAATTTAA
- a CDS encoding carbon starvation CstA family protein yields MVTFIIGLILLSVGGYFYGKFCEKVFGPDDRTTPAIEKADGVDYVGMSKWKNALIELLNIAGTGPILGPIQGVLFGPVAFITIPIGCVIAGAMHDYFVGMLSMRNGGAQMPKMVGKYLGKKTYKVYNIVVWILLLLTGTVFIYTPGDLIVSDILGQDPTFGNPVLWAVYIVIFAYYLIATLFPIDKIIGRIYPVFGAILILSAAGIFGGIVLNRGVNLTELSFSTNIFGQHPKELSFFPVFFITVACGIMSGFHSTQSTMISRAVTHEKEGRTTFYNMMLVEGFIAMVWAAGAMVIFNLGTPVDTNATLMVGEISRHFLGSVGAIFAILGVIVLPITSGDTAFRSLRLMIAETFNIDQTDAKKRLGISSGIFVVAATILLFAKSSPNGFNLLWRYFGFTNQLIAVFALAMISVYLRGKGKNYLISLIPGTFYCAVVASYILHEPIGFGLESRIGSIFGVSSNSYIISYILGIICAIVYAGVIAKVGKQRQMKNLENKN; encoded by the coding sequence ATGGTTACATTTATCATTGGACTTATTCTTTTATCCGTTGGTGGATATTTTTACGGAAAATTTTGTGAAAAGGTTTTCGGACCAGATGATAGAACCACGCCTGCTATTGAAAAAGCAGATGGAGTAGATTATGTAGGAATGAGTAAATGGAAAAATGCATTGATTGAACTTTTAAATATTGCTGGTACAGGTCCTATTCTTGGCCCTATTCAAGGAGTGTTATTTGGCCCTGTAGCTTTTATTACTATCCCTATTGGATGTGTTATTGCGGGAGCCATGCATGATTATTTTGTAGGAATGCTTTCTATGAGAAATGGTGGAGCTCAAATGCCTAAAATGGTTGGAAAATATTTAGGGAAAAAGACTTATAAGGTTTATAATATAGTGGTCTGGATATTGTTACTTTTAACCGGAACAGTTTTTATCTACACTCCTGGGGACTTAATCGTATCTGATATTCTTGGTCAAGATCCTACCTTTGGAAATCCTGTACTTTGGGCAGTATATATTGTAATTTTTGCATATTATTTAATTGCAACTCTATTTCCCATTGATAAGATTATAGGGAGAATCTATCCAGTTTTTGGTGCAATATTGATTTTATCTGCTGCAGGAATTTTTGGTGGAATTGTGTTGAATAGAGGAGTGAATTTAACCGAATTGTCTTTTTCTACTAATATATTTGGACAACATCCTAAAGAATTATCCTTTTTTCCAGTATTCTTTATTACTGTAGCCTGTGGGATCATGTCAGGATTTCATTCTACTCAATCAACTATGATTAGTAGAGCTGTTACCCATGAGAAAGAAGGCAGAACTACTTTTTACAATATGATGTTGGTAGAAGGATTTATTGCAATGGTATGGGCTGCTGGAGCTATGGTAATATTTAATTTAGGAACTCCTGTAGATACCAATGCTACTTTAATGGTAGGAGAAATTTCTAGACATTTTCTAGGATCTGTAGGAGCAATTTTTGCAATTCTTGGAGTAATTGTTCTTCCCATTACTTCTGGGGATACTGCTTTTCGTTCTTTAAGATTGATGATTGCAGAGACTTTTAATATTGACCAAACGGATGCCAAGAAAAGACTTGGGATTTCTTCTGGAATTTTTGTGGTAGCAGCAACAATCTTATTGTTTGCAAAATCTAGTCCCAATGGTTTTAACTTATTATGGAGATATTTTGGATTTACCAACCAATTAATTGCGGTATTTGCTTTAGCAATGATTTCTGTGTACTTAAGGGGAAAAGGAAAAAATTATCTTATTTCTTTGATCCCAGGGACTTTTTATTGTGCAGTGGTAGCAAGTTATATTCTTCATGAACCCATTGGTTTTGGATTAGAATCTAGAATTGGCTCTATTTTTGGAGTGAGTTCAAATAGCTACATTATTTCTTATATATTAGGAATTATTTGTGCAATTGTTTATGCTGGGGTAATTGCAAAAGTAGGAAAGCAAAGACAAATGAAAAATTTGGAAAATAAAAATTAA
- the thrB gene encoding homoserine kinase: protein MIQISVPATSANMGPGFDCMGIALNIYNTFTIQEIQEGLNISGCPLELCNEKNLIYQSMLQCFQVIGYPPKGYNIHIESKIPLSRGLGSSATCIIGGVLAANEIAGNPLSKEELLCIANKIEGHPDNIAPALFGGIVLSLYEEDKVYYNKLCLPKELKFCALIPDFSLSTQQAREVLPKKISYEDAIFNISHASLLISALLNGNYDLLKHACQDRLHQPYRGELIPHYHEIIEKCKDLDILCTFLSGAGPTIMTILKQENQNFVPSIKKYLNTLSHHWNVIELQMDLKGAQVKSIESLKKHPIK, encoded by the coding sequence ATGATTCAAATCAGCGTACCAGCAACTAGTGCAAATATGGGACCAGGTTTTGACTGTATGGGCATTGCTTTAAATATTTATAATACCTTTACCATACAAGAAATCCAAGAGGGATTAAATATCTCAGGATGCCCCCTCGAACTTTGCAATGAAAAAAATTTAATCTATCAATCTATGTTACAATGCTTTCAAGTAATTGGTTATCCTCCAAAAGGATACAATATCCATATTGAAAGTAAAATTCCATTGTCTAGAGGTTTGGGAAGCAGTGCTACCTGTATTATAGGAGGCGTTCTTGCTGCCAATGAAATTGCGGGAAATCCTCTGAGCAAAGAAGAACTTCTCTGCATTGCTAATAAAATAGAAGGACATCCTGATAATATTGCCCCTGCCCTTTTTGGCGGAATAGTCTTATCCCTCTATGAAGAAGACAAAGTTTATTATAATAAACTTTGTCTTCCGAAAGAATTAAAATTCTGTGCTTTAATTCCTGATTTTTCTTTATCTACCCAACAAGCAAGAGAAGTATTGCCAAAAAAAATATCCTATGAAGATGCTATTTTTAATATTTCTCATGCCTCTCTCTTGATATCTGCTTTATTAAATGGGAATTATGATCTATTAAAACATGCTTGTCAAGACCGACTGCACCAACCCTATCGCGGAGAACTCATCCCTCACTATCACGAAATTATAGAAAAATGTAAAGATCTTGACATCTTATGTACTTTTTTAAGCGGAGCAGGTCCTACCATTATGACTATTTTAAAGCAAGAGAATCAAAACTTTGTACCTTCTATCAAAAAATATCTAAATACACTTTCCCATCATTGGAATGTAATAGAACTACAGATGGATCTAAAAGGAGCCCAAGTAAAATCTATAGAAAGCTTAAAAAAGCACCCTATTAAATAG